Proteins encoded in a region of the Streptomyces sp. NBC_01298 genome:
- a CDS encoding TolB family protein: MTRSRRLLVLALAVLLLGGVAGVLVVRAAARSEQTRAGDPTAAPGKVTLDRRGGLAFLNGAQGPHRGALVSVPDRSPQDERTASGLTCLRFHAAAGTGVCLSSVPGALAQENRALIVDSELRTRREFPLAGTPSRARVSPSGRFAAWTVFVTGESYGSAFFSTRTSIVDTRTGTLEPDLEKFAIELDGRPYSASDANFWGVTFSKDDDTFYATLSTGNQTYLVKGSLARRSVTTLASNVECPSLSPDETRIAYKKRVQRGASLWREHVLDLRTSREQPLTEKRSVDDQALWLDDRTLAYALPAEGSVDTTDLWTVPADGTGTPRLLAPAASSPTRLG, encoded by the coding sequence ATGACGCGCTCACGCCGGCTGCTCGTACTCGCCCTGGCCGTGCTGCTCCTCGGGGGCGTGGCCGGCGTGCTGGTGGTGCGCGCCGCCGCCCGCTCGGAGCAGACCCGCGCGGGCGACCCGACGGCCGCCCCGGGCAAGGTCACGCTCGACCGGCGCGGCGGCCTGGCCTTCCTCAACGGCGCGCAGGGCCCGCACCGCGGAGCCCTCGTCTCCGTACCGGACCGCTCACCGCAGGACGAGCGGACCGCCTCGGGCCTCACCTGTCTGCGGTTCCACGCCGCGGCCGGCACCGGTGTCTGCCTGAGCTCCGTGCCGGGCGCGCTCGCCCAGGAGAACCGGGCCCTGATCGTCGACTCGGAACTGCGCACGCGGCGCGAGTTCCCGCTCGCGGGCACCCCCTCGCGGGCCCGGGTGTCCCCCAGCGGCCGTTTCGCCGCCTGGACCGTCTTCGTCACCGGGGAGTCCTACGGCTCCGCGTTCTTCTCCACCCGGACCTCGATCGTGGACACCCGTACGGGGACGCTCGAACCCGACCTGGAGAAGTTCGCCATCGAGCTGGACGGCCGCCCCTACAGCGCGAGCGACGCCAACTTCTGGGGCGTCACCTTCTCCAAGGACGACGACACCTTCTACGCCACCCTCTCCACCGGCAACCAGACGTACCTGGTGAAGGGTTCGCTCGCGCGGCGCAGCGTCACCACCCTCGCCTCCAACGTGGAGTGCCCGTCCCTCTCCCCCGACGAGACCCGGATCGCGTACAAGAAGCGGGTACAGCGCGGTGCGTCCTTGTGGCGCGAACACGTGCTGGACCTACGGACGTCGCGGGAGCAGCCGCTGACGGAGAAGCGCAGTGTGGACGATCAGGCGCTCTGGCTCGACGACCGGACCCTCGCCTACGCCCTGCCCGCCGAGGGCTCCGTGGACACCACGGACCTCTGGACGGTCCCGGCGGACGGCACCGGAACCCCGCGCCTCCTGGCTCCGGCGGCCTCTTCGCCCACCCGGCTGGGCTGA
- a CDS encoding DEAD/DEAH box helicase, whose protein sequence is MNRTTRMNDRSSSSRTGGSNSSYGSYGGSSGSGSRSSASRFGSSAPSRSGGPKRSGGGGYGGRRPAAPQGEFALPVTVVPALPAVEAFADLAMPSQLLATLTREGMTTPFPIQAATLPNGLAGRDVLGRGRTGSGKTLAFGLALLARTAGQSAESGQPLALVLVPTRELAQQVTAALTPYARAVKLRIATVVGGMPIHRQAGALRAGAEVVVATPGRLKDLIQRGDCRLNQVAITVLDEADQMADMGFMPQVTALLDQVRPEGQRMLFSATLDRNVDLLVRRYLTDPVVHSVDPSQGAVTTMEHHVLHVQNFDKQAATTEIAAREGRVIMFLDTKHGVDRLTEHLLSNGVRAAALHGGKSQPQRTRTLTQFKSGHVSVLVATNVAARGIHVDNLDLVVNVDPPTDPKDYLHRGGRTARAGESGSVVTLVLPNQRRDMVRLMQAAGITPQTAQVRSGEAELSRITGAQAPSGVPVVITAPVSERPRGAAGGASRGRRSRPAQDRRSRSAATARGPQRQSPATSAA, encoded by the coding sequence ATGAACCGCACGACCCGCATGAATGACCGGTCTTCGTCCTCCCGTACGGGTGGATCCAATAGCTCCTACGGCTCCTACGGTGGCTCCTCGGGCTCCGGCAGCCGCTCCTCGGCCAGCCGGTTCGGCTCCTCCGCCCCCAGCCGCTCCGGCGGCCCCAAGCGCTCGGGTGGCGGCGGCTACGGCGGGCGCCGTCCCGCCGCACCGCAGGGCGAGTTCGCCCTGCCGGTCACCGTGGTCCCCGCGCTGCCCGCGGTGGAGGCGTTCGCCGACCTGGCGATGCCGTCCCAGCTGCTCGCCACGCTCACCCGTGAGGGCATGACCACCCCGTTCCCGATCCAGGCGGCCACCCTGCCGAACGGTCTCGCGGGCCGTGACGTCCTGGGCCGTGGCCGCACCGGCTCCGGCAAGACCCTGGCCTTCGGCCTGGCGCTGCTGGCCCGTACCGCCGGGCAGAGCGCCGAGTCGGGTCAGCCGCTCGCGCTGGTCCTCGTACCCACCCGTGAGCTCGCCCAGCAGGTCACGGCGGCCCTCACCCCCTACGCCCGCGCCGTGAAGCTGAGGATCGCCACCGTCGTCGGCGGCATGCCGATCCACCGCCAGGCCGGTGCGCTGCGTGCCGGCGCCGAAGTGGTCGTCGCCACCCCGGGCCGTCTGAAGGACCTCATCCAGCGGGGTGACTGCCGGCTGAACCAGGTGGCCATCACCGTCCTGGACGAGGCGGACCAGATGGCCGACATGGGCTTCATGCCCCAGGTCACCGCGCTCCTCGACCAGGTGCGCCCCGAGGGCCAGCGGATGCTGTTCTCCGCCACCCTCGACCGCAACGTGGACCTGCTGGTCCGCCGCTACCTGACCGACCCGGTCGTGCACTCCGTCGACCCCTCGCAGGGCGCGGTGACCACGATGGAACACCACGTCCTGCACGTGCAGAACTTCGACAAGCAGGCCGCCACGACCGAGATCGCCGCCCGCGAGGGCCGCGTGATCATGTTCCTGGACACCAAGCACGGCGTGGACAGGCTGACCGAGCACCTCCTGAGCAACGGGGTGCGCGCCGCGGCCCTGCACGGCGGAAAGTCCCAGCCGCAGCGGACCCGCACCCTCACGCAGTTCAAGAGCGGGCACGTCAGCGTGCTCGTGGCCACGAACGTCGCGGCCCGCGGCATCCACGTCGACAACCTCGACCTCGTCGTCAACGTGGACCCGCCGACCGACCCCAAGGACTACCTGCACCGCGGTGGCCGCACCGCCCGCGCCGGCGAGTCCGGCAGCGTGGTCACCCTGGTCCTGCCCAACCAGCGCCGCGACATGGTCCGTCTCATGCAGGCCGCCGGCATCACCCCGCAGACCGCCCAGGTCCGCTCCGGCGAGGCCGAGCTGAGCCGGATCACCGGCGCCCAGGCGCCGTCCGGCGTCCCGGTCGTCATCACGGCCCCCGTCAGCGAGCGGCCGCGGGGCGCCGCCGGCGGTGCCTCCCGTGGCCGCCGCAGCCGGCCCGCACAGGACCGGCGCAGCAGGTCCGCCGCGACCGCCCGGGGGCCGCAGCGCCAGTCCCCGGCCACCTCGGCGGCTTAG
- a CDS encoding carbohydrate-binding protein, whose protein sequence is MSSSRGTRTRAARLISPLLLTALATTGLTGTLATGSYAAAVTLEAESAALSGGARVESEHSGYTGTGYAGGFTDGNKGAASVSFAVQSAAAGTGSVAIRYANGTGSPQTLSLYANGVKVRQISLPATANWDTWAVRQEPVPLAKGANTVALTFTTADSGNVNLDHVAPAEAGPTAPSTGLEAESAALSGGARVESEHSGYTGTGYVGGFTDGNKGAASVSFAVQSAAAGTGSVAIRYANGTGSPQTLSLYANGVKVRQISLPATANWDTWAVRQEPLPLAKGANTVALTFTTADSGNVNLDGITPTGPTTTPTDPPPGSLSHQAETAFASGGPAPASAVAGFSGAGYLTGFTATGARAVFSVSAPTAATRQVAVRYRTPGANPATITLTANGAPVRRLTLPATSGAWASFTTDAPLRAQLNTLTLRTEAGDSGDLQLDGIEVTGSTANATRGASLPYTAYEAEAGATNASVTGPDRAYKTLASEASGRRAVVLDQTGEYVQFTLAKAANAVTVRYSIPDNAAGTGNSATLSLYANGAHTKDLALTSKYSWVYGAYPYGNDPSQGEAHRFFDETRTLTGEFPAGTVLKFQKDAGDTAASYAIDLVETETAPAAATMPATGFVSATTLGVTANDGGDDTGALNSALSTATAQGKGLWLPAGTYDISGSVNLTGAVLRGAGEWHTTLRGKNGKGGLFGRGGTSTVQDLAVTGESDHRDDANSDAAVEGDFGSGSTLQNLWIQHSKVGLWIDAPTRGLLATGLRIRDTYADGVNLHKGTAGSEVSQSSIRNTGDDALAMWSEAQAVTDCVLRFNTVQLPLLANGAAIYGGGGNRIEDNLVADTVTGAAGIAVSTRFGIPFSGPATVQRNTIDRAGGYEPNWASKLGALWVYADTSEITTPVLLQDNDILDSTYSGLLVSWQKNVGNLTVKNTRIAKAGGYGIEINAAGSGTFSGVTVTDAASGGLSLAGGFAVNRGAGNSGW, encoded by the coding sequence GTGTCTTCTTCCCGAGGAACCCGCACCAGAGCCGCACGCCTCATCTCCCCACTCCTCCTCACCGCCCTGGCCACCACCGGCCTCACCGGCACCCTCGCCACCGGGTCGTACGCCGCCGCCGTCACCCTGGAGGCGGAATCCGCCGCCCTGTCGGGCGGTGCCCGCGTCGAGTCGGAGCATTCCGGTTACACCGGTACGGGCTATGCCGGCGGTTTCACGGACGGCAACAAGGGGGCCGCTTCGGTCTCCTTCGCGGTGCAGTCGGCCGCGGCCGGTACGGGTTCGGTCGCGATCCGGTACGCCAACGGCACGGGCTCGCCCCAGACGCTGAGCCTCTACGCGAACGGGGTCAAGGTCCGCCAGATCTCCCTTCCGGCCACGGCGAACTGGGACACCTGGGCCGTCCGCCAGGAGCCGGTCCCGCTGGCCAAGGGTGCCAATACCGTCGCGCTGACCTTCACCACCGCCGACTCCGGCAACGTGAACCTCGACCACGTCGCCCCGGCCGAAGCCGGACCCACCGCCCCCTCGACCGGCCTGGAGGCGGAATCCGCCGCCTTGTCGGGCGGTGCCCGCGTCGAGTCGGAGCATTCCGGTTACACCGGTACGGGCTACGTCGGCGGTTTCACGGACGGCAACAAGGGGGCCGCTTCGGTCTCCTTCGCGGTGCAGTCGGCCGCGGCCGGTACGGGTTCGGTCGCGATCCGGTACGCCAACGGCACGGGCTCGCCCCAGACGCTGAGCCTCTACGCCAACGGGGTCAAGGTCCGCCAGATCTCCCTTCCGGCCACGGCGAACTGGGACACCTGGGCCGTCCGCCAGGAGCCGCTGCCGCTGGCCAAGGGTGCCAATACCGTCGCGCTGACCTTCACCACCGCCGACTCCGGCAACGTGAACCTCGACGGCATCACCCCCACCGGCCCGACGACCACGCCCACCGACCCGCCGCCCGGCTCCCTCAGCCACCAGGCCGAGACCGCCTTCGCCTCGGGCGGCCCCGCGCCCGCCTCAGCCGTCGCCGGCTTCAGCGGAGCCGGTTACCTGACGGGCTTCACCGCCACCGGTGCCCGCGCCGTCTTCTCCGTCTCCGCGCCCACCGCCGCCACCCGGCAGGTGGCCGTGCGCTACCGCACCCCGGGGGCCAACCCCGCGACCATCACCCTGACGGCCAACGGAGCCCCCGTACGCCGGCTCACCCTCCCCGCCACCTCGGGAGCCTGGGCCTCCTTCACCACCGACGCGCCCCTGCGCGCCCAGCTCAACACCCTCACCCTGCGCACGGAGGCCGGGGACAGCGGCGACCTCCAGCTCGACGGCATCGAGGTCACCGGCTCCACCGCGAACGCCACCCGCGGCGCGAGCCTCCCGTACACCGCCTACGAGGCCGAGGCCGGCGCGACCAACGCCTCCGTCACGGGACCGGACCGCGCCTACAAGACCCTGGCCTCCGAGGCCTCGGGCCGGCGGGCCGTCGTACTCGACCAGACGGGGGAGTACGTCCAGTTCACCCTGGCCAAGGCCGCCAACGCCGTGACCGTGCGCTACTCGATCCCGGACAACGCGGCCGGCACGGGGAACAGCGCCACCCTCAGCCTCTACGCCAACGGCGCCCACACCAAGGATCTCGCCCTCACCTCGAAGTACAGCTGGGTGTACGGCGCCTACCCCTACGGCAACGACCCCTCCCAGGGCGAGGCCCACCGCTTCTTCGACGAGACCCGCACCCTCACGGGCGAGTTCCCCGCCGGCACCGTGCTGAAGTTCCAGAAGGACGCCGGGGACACCGCCGCCTCCTACGCCATCGACCTCGTCGAGACCGAGACCGCCCCGGCGGCCGCCACCATGCCCGCCACCGGATTCGTCTCCGCCACCACCCTCGGCGTCACCGCGAACGACGGCGGCGACGACACCGGCGCCCTGAACAGCGCACTGTCCACCGCCACCGCCCAGGGCAAGGGCCTGTGGCTGCCCGCCGGCACCTACGACATCTCGGGATCCGTCAACCTCACCGGAGCCGTCCTGCGCGGCGCGGGCGAATGGCACACCACCCTGCGCGGCAAGAACGGCAAGGGCGGGCTCTTCGGCCGCGGCGGCACCAGCACCGTGCAGGACCTGGCGGTCACCGGAGAGTCCGACCACCGCGACGACGCCAACAGCGACGCCGCCGTAGAAGGGGACTTCGGCTCCGGCTCCACCCTGCAGAACCTCTGGATCCAGCACAGCAAGGTCGGCCTCTGGATCGACGCACCGACCCGCGGGCTGCTCGCCACCGGCCTGCGCATCCGGGACACCTACGCCGACGGGGTCAACCTGCACAAGGGCACCGCGGGCAGCGAGGTCTCCCAGAGCAGCATCCGCAACACCGGAGACGACGCCCTCGCGATGTGGTCGGAGGCCCAGGCCGTCACCGACTGCGTGCTCCGCTTCAACACGGTCCAGCTCCCGCTGCTCGCCAACGGAGCAGCGATCTACGGCGGCGGCGGCAACCGGATCGAGGACAACCTGGTCGCCGACACCGTGACCGGCGCCGCCGGAATCGCCGTCAGCACCCGCTTCGGCATCCCCTTCAGCGGACCGGCGACCGTGCAGCGCAACACCATCGACCGGGCCGGCGGCTACGAGCCCAACTGGGCGAGCAAGCTCGGCGCCCTGTGGGTGTACGCCGACACCTCGGAGATCACCACCCCGGTGCTCCTCCAGGACAACGACATCCTGGACAGCACCTACAGCGGCCTGCTCGTCTCCTGGCAGAAGAACGTCGGGAACCTGACCGTGAAGAACACCAGGATCGCCAAGGCCGGCGGCTACGGCATCGAGATCAACGCGGCCGGCTCGGGCACCTTCAGCGGGGTCACGGTCACCGACGCCGCATCGGGCGGACTGAGCCTCGCCGGCGGGTTCGCCGTGAACCGCGGAGCCGGCAACTCGGGCTGGTAG
- a CDS encoding TetR/AcrR family transcriptional regulator: MARTKEFDPDAALQSALELFWRRGYEATSMADLVEALGIGRASMYATFGNKRELYLKALDRYSEHLDPDLLRELSQPGPALPAVRTVVRRFAAESSVGDLRQNGCFVTNTAAELGAHDPAAARKVEASWNHIETLLRSALTRAQAQGELPADRDPRTLASMLLVLMQGMRVVGKASQDPGRVRAAAEQALSLLD; encoded by the coding sequence GTGGCCAGGACCAAGGAATTCGATCCGGACGCCGCGCTGCAGTCGGCTCTGGAGCTGTTCTGGCGGCGCGGCTACGAGGCGACGTCTATGGCGGACCTCGTCGAGGCGCTCGGCATCGGGCGAGCCAGCATGTACGCCACCTTCGGGAACAAGCGCGAGCTCTACCTGAAGGCGCTGGACCGCTACAGCGAGCACCTCGACCCCGACCTGCTGCGCGAACTGTCCCAGCCGGGACCCGCGCTGCCGGCCGTGCGCACGGTGGTACGCCGCTTCGCCGCCGAGTCCAGTGTCGGTGACCTGCGGCAGAACGGCTGCTTCGTGACCAACACGGCCGCGGAGCTCGGGGCGCACGACCCGGCGGCGGCCCGCAAAGTCGAAGCGAGCTGGAACCACATCGAAACCCTGCTGCGCTCGGCGCTGACCCGGGCCCAGGCCCAGGGTGAACTGCCCGCGGACCGCGATCCGCGCACCCTCGCCAGCATGCTGCTGGTGCTGATGCAGGGCATGCGGGTCGTGGGCAAGGCCTCGCAGGACCCGGGCCGGGTCCGGGCGGCGGCGGAGCAGGCCCTGAGTCTGCTCGACTGA
- a CDS encoding glycoside hydrolase family 13 protein, whose product MTQRTPHPAASPWWRHAAIYQIYIRSFGDGNGDGTGDIAGVRARLPYLRQLGVDALWFNPWYVSPMADAGYDVADYRDIDPLFGTLAEAEQLIEEAHGHELRVIVDLVPNHCSDRHPWFARALAAGPGSPERERFWFLPGRGAHGELPPNDWHSYFGGPAWTRITEADGTEGPWYLHMFAPEQPDLNWEHPDVAAEFEDVLRFWLDRGVDGFRIDVAHGLAKKPGLPDIGANPDPTDLPYQDVDAVHAVYRAWRKILDTYPGDRVFIGEVWLPEAAQFARYLRHDELHSAFNFDYLCAPWDSGALRKVVDSTLASHEPVGAPPTWVLSNHDTIRHVTRYGRADTSFDMGDKRLLDPSDAALGRRRGRAAALVSLALPGGVYVYQGDELGLPEVQDLPDEVLQDPTFVRSGGTDRGRDGCRVPLPWEADGPSLGFCAQAPGASGGEPAAPWLPQPEHWAALSAAAQQEDPHSVLTLYREALALRGAELARLPETLEWVDAGPDTLCFERPGGFRCLTAFASPVPLPGGARVLLASGPLATGADGAPVLPGDTTVWLRMPG is encoded by the coding sequence GTGACCCAGCGCACCCCGCACCCCGCAGCCTCCCCCTGGTGGCGGCACGCGGCGATCTACCAGATCTACATACGCAGCTTCGGCGACGGGAACGGCGACGGCACGGGCGATATCGCCGGAGTCCGCGCCCGGCTGCCCTACCTGCGGCAACTCGGTGTGGACGCCCTCTGGTTCAACCCCTGGTACGTCTCTCCCATGGCCGACGCCGGCTACGACGTGGCCGACTACCGTGACATCGACCCCCTCTTCGGCACGCTCGCCGAGGCCGAGCAGCTCATCGAAGAGGCCCACGGCCACGAGCTGCGGGTCATCGTGGACCTCGTCCCCAACCACTGCTCCGACCGGCACCCCTGGTTCGCCCGGGCCCTCGCCGCCGGCCCCGGATCCCCCGAGCGCGAGCGCTTCTGGTTCCTTCCCGGCCGCGGCGCACACGGCGAACTGCCTCCCAACGACTGGCACTCCTACTTCGGCGGCCCCGCCTGGACCCGGATCACCGAGGCCGACGGCACCGAAGGCCCCTGGTACCTGCACATGTTCGCCCCCGAACAGCCCGACCTGAACTGGGAACACCCCGACGTGGCAGCTGAGTTCGAGGACGTCCTGCGGTTCTGGCTCGACCGCGGGGTCGACGGCTTCCGCATCGACGTGGCGCACGGCCTGGCCAAGAAGCCCGGTCTGCCCGACATCGGCGCGAACCCCGACCCCACCGACCTGCCCTACCAGGACGTGGACGCCGTGCACGCCGTCTACCGCGCCTGGCGCAAGATCCTCGACACCTATCCAGGCGACCGCGTGTTCATCGGCGAGGTCTGGCTCCCGGAGGCCGCGCAGTTCGCCCGCTACCTGCGCCACGACGAACTGCACTCCGCCTTCAACTTCGACTACCTGTGTGCCCCCTGGGACTCCGGCGCCCTGCGGAAGGTCGTCGACTCCACGCTCGCCTCGCACGAACCGGTCGGCGCCCCGCCCACTTGGGTGCTCTCCAACCACGACACCATCCGCCACGTCACCCGCTACGGACGCGCCGACACCTCCTTCGACATGGGCGACAAGCGGCTCCTCGACCCCAGCGACGCCGCGCTCGGCCGCCGCCGGGGACGCGCCGCGGCCCTCGTCTCCCTGGCCCTGCCCGGCGGGGTCTACGTCTACCAGGGCGACGAACTCGGCCTGCCCGAGGTCCAGGACCTGCCCGACGAGGTCCTCCAGGACCCGACCTTCGTCCGCTCCGGCGGCACGGACCGCGGCCGCGACGGCTGCCGCGTCCCCCTGCCGTGGGAGGCCGACGGCCCCTCCCTCGGCTTCTGCGCCCAGGCGCCCGGCGCCTCCGGTGGCGAACCGGCCGCTCCCTGGCTGCCCCAGCCCGAGCACTGGGCCGCTCTCAGCGCGGCGGCGCAGCAGGAGGACCCGCACTCCGTGCTCACCCTCTACCGCGAGGCCCTCGCCCTGCGCGGCGCCGAACTGGCCCGGCTGCCCGAGACGCTGGAGTGGGTCGACGCGGGACCCGACACCCTGTGCTTCGAGCGCCCCGGCGGCTTCCGCTGCCTGACCGCCTTCGCGAGCCCGGTCCCGCTTCCCGGGGGCGCCCGGGTCCTGCTCGCCAGCGGCCCGCTCGCCACCGGCGCGGACGGCGCGCCCGTACTGCCCGGGGACACCACGGTCTGGCTGCGCATGCCCGGGTAG
- a CDS encoding MFS transporter has protein sequence MTVTQTARTTQTLTASGSRASRPAPGPAFALLGTVQMTLIFALTSLVVPLPTIGRELALGRDDLLLLSAAYGLSFAGLLLFGGRLTDRFGGRRVLTAGLLVVAVASLAAPFAQGPGVLLAARFAQGVGAALTAPAAMAVLRAVFPEPAAFGRAMATWGGLSVLGATAGNLLSGVISALAGWRFSFAVPVVVAVAALLLAPRLLPATPAGEGRSLDLPGALLATAGISLVSYGFVLTDVRSWGSTSVLVTLLTAAVLLLAFPLVERRVRDPLLPLAFLRDRRRALALTAIGLTAAGTTVTFVLLSLHLQQELGWSELRTSAAFLPFAVVLLVAGRVAGPLVGRYGAPRVTTAGLVAAAGGLGLLALTGLAAQIPYAYGLLPGLILLPVGTAAAFAGAAVLATEGVEPHQAGLAGGVMNTAMELGPTVVFAAVLSLGSDTVSLAATALAFGAAAFLHTRTK, from the coding sequence ATGACCGTCACGCAGACCGCACGCACCACGCAGACGCTCACCGCGTCCGGATCAAGGGCGTCCCGACCGGCGCCCGGCCCGGCCTTCGCGCTGCTCGGCACCGTACAGATGACGCTGATCTTCGCGCTCACCTCGCTCGTCGTGCCGCTGCCCACGATCGGCCGCGAACTCGCCCTGGGTCGCGACGACTTGTTGCTCCTCAGTGCCGCCTACGGGCTGAGCTTCGCCGGTCTCCTGCTCTTCGGGGGCCGCCTCACCGACCGGTTCGGCGGGCGCCGGGTGCTCACCGCCGGACTGCTCGTCGTCGCCGTGGCCTCCCTCGCCGCACCGTTCGCCCAGGGACCGGGGGTCCTGCTCGCCGCCCGCTTCGCCCAGGGGGTGGGTGCCGCGCTCACGGCACCGGCCGCCATGGCCGTACTGCGGGCGGTCTTCCCCGAACCCGCCGCGTTCGGACGGGCGATGGCCACCTGGGGCGGACTGTCGGTACTCGGCGCCACCGCGGGCAACCTGCTCTCCGGAGTCATCTCGGCCCTGGCCGGCTGGCGGTTCTCCTTCGCCGTCCCGGTCGTGGTGGCCGTCGCCGCACTGCTCCTCGCACCCCGGCTGCTGCCCGCCACCCCGGCGGGCGAAGGCCGCTCCCTGGACCTGCCGGGCGCACTGCTGGCCACCGCCGGAATCAGCCTCGTCAGCTACGGCTTCGTCCTCACCGACGTCCGGTCCTGGGGATCGACGAGCGTCCTGGTCACCCTGCTCACCGCGGCCGTGCTCCTGCTGGCCTTCCCGCTCGTCGAGCGCCGGGTCCGTGACCCCCTGCTCCCGCTCGCGTTCCTCCGCGACCGCCGCCGGGCCCTCGCTCTCACGGCCATCGGCCTCACCGCCGCCGGAACGACCGTGACCTTCGTCCTCCTCTCCCTTCACCTCCAGCAGGAACTCGGCTGGTCGGAGCTGCGGACCTCCGCCGCGTTCCTCCCCTTCGCGGTGGTGCTGCTCGTGGCCGGCCGGGTCGCCGGTCCCCTCGTGGGCCGGTACGGGGCGCCCCGCGTCACCACCGCCGGCCTCGTCGCCGCCGCGGGCGGACTCGGACTCCTCGCGCTCACCGGCCTGGCCGCGCAGATCCCGTACGCCTACGGCCTGCTCCCCGGCCTGATCCTGCTGCCCGTCGGTACGGCGGCCGCCTTCGCCGGGGCCGCGGTCCTCGCCACCGAAGGGGTGGAGCCGCACCAGGCGGGACTCGCCGGCGGGGTCATGAACACCGCGATGGAGCTCGGCCCGACGGTCGTCTTCGCCGCCGTGCTCTCCCTGGGCTCCGACACGGTCTCGCTGGCCGCCACCGCGCTCGCCTTCGGCGCGGCCGCCTTCCTCCACACCCGCACCAAGTAA
- a CDS encoding SDR family NAD(P)-dependent oxidoreductase, which translates to MSARFTGKSVLVTGAGSGIGRAVALAFAAEGAAVVVAGRTAAPLDETVELIEKEGGKAVAVTADVTRSEDVRALVRSTVEHFGSLDVAVNNAGVFRGGGPVADLAEEDWRSMLDINVTGVLLSLQAEVAAMREQPGGGAIVNISSNLGAHTRIPGAAGYLTTKAAVSALTRAAALDHIADGVRINAVSPGATATTMSLRPGEGDAERAERMKDESPVGRVSSTAEVAAAVLYLASPDAGSVVGTDLVIDGGVAA; encoded by the coding sequence ATGTCCGCACGTTTCACCGGCAAGAGCGTCCTCGTCACCGGAGCCGGTTCCGGCATCGGCCGGGCCGTCGCCCTCGCCTTCGCCGCCGAGGGAGCCGCGGTCGTCGTGGCCGGCCGCACCGCGGCGCCGCTCGACGAGACGGTCGAGCTGATCGAGAAGGAGGGCGGCAAGGCGGTCGCGGTGACCGCGGACGTGACCCGCTCCGAGGACGTACGTGCCCTGGTGCGCAGCACCGTCGAACACTTCGGCAGCCTCGACGTCGCCGTGAACAACGCGGGGGTCTTCCGGGGCGGCGGCCCCGTCGCGGACCTGGCGGAGGAGGACTGGCGCAGCATGCTGGACATCAACGTCACCGGCGTCCTGCTCAGCCTCCAGGCCGAGGTCGCCGCCATGCGCGAGCAGCCCGGCGGCGGGGCGATCGTCAACATCTCCTCGAACCTCGGCGCGCACACCCGCATCCCGGGAGCCGCCGGCTACCTCACGACCAAGGCGGCCGTCTCCGCCCTGACCCGGGCCGCGGCCCTCGACCACATCGCCGACGGTGTCCGCATCAACGCGGTCAGCCCCGGCGCGACCGCCACCACGATGTCCCTGCGCCCGGGGGAGGGGGACGCCGAGCGTGCGGAGCGGATGAAGGACGAATCGCCGGTGGGCCGGGTGTCCTCCACCGCCGAGGTCGCGGCGGCGGTGCTCTACCTGGCCTCGCCGGACGCCGGCTCCGTGGTCGGCACCGACCTGGTGATCGACGGCGGCGTGGCCGCCTGA
- a CDS encoding SCO5918 family protein — protein MRFVIARFPFDLTKAGVLESMKGVKPEPITGDSVVIGRRSYPVKQVGAVVTRQDRRDFTAAEVIRALTALGFTCRPLETVPAPAVGLTPLEKASAMLGAPSDV, from the coding sequence ATGCGCTTCGTCATCGCCCGCTTTCCGTTCGATTTGACCAAGGCCGGGGTCCTGGAATCGATGAAGGGCGTCAAGCCCGAGCCGATCACCGGTGACTCGGTGGTCATAGGGCGTCGTTCCTACCCCGTGAAGCAGGTCGGCGCCGTCGTCACCCGGCAGGACCGCCGTGACTTCACCGCCGCCGAGGTGATCAGGGCACTGACCGCCCTGGGCTTCACCTGCCGCCCGCTCGAAACGGTCCCGGCGCCCGCCGTCGGCCTGACCCCGCTCGAGAAGGCGTCGGCCATGCTCGGCGCCCCCTCGGACGTGTAG
- a CDS encoding cold-shock protein has translation MANGTVKWFNAEKGFGFIEQEGGGPDVFAHYSNIASQGFRELQEGQKVSFDIAQGQKGPTAENIVTA, from the coding sequence ATGGCTAATGGCACCGTGAAGTGGTTCAACGCGGAAAAGGGCTTCGGCTTCATCGAGCAGGAGGGTGGCGGTCCTGACGTGTTCGCCCACTACTCGAACATCGCCTCGCAGGGCTTCCGTGAGCTTCAGGAAGGCCAGAAGGTCAGCTTTGACATCGCGCAGGGCCAGAAGGGCCCGACCGCCGAGAACATCGTCACCGCCTGA